From Alcaligenes faecalis, the proteins below share one genomic window:
- a CDS encoding DMT family transporter has product MSEERKPLDALASSAMLVLCLIWSFQQILLKATAHDMAPIFQIGLRSGVACVLVALLVLVRTHKLAFTEGAWRPGLMAGLLFALEYLLLGESLRFTSAAHVVVFLYTAPVFAALGLHILLPSERLARLQWVGIGLAVAGIVITFLGPASMDGADLGRMLIGDLMALAAGALWGFTTVLIRSTRLSAVPPSEALLYQLFSAFVILMVAAGLTGQTEIHWSGLLGASLVFQSVVVAFLSFLVWFWLLRNYQASRLGVFSFATPLFGVLFGAFLLGEAIEPRFVMGALLVLMGITLVSAYSWISQLRRRRA; this is encoded by the coding sequence ATGAGCGAAGAACGTAAACCGCTGGATGCGCTGGCCAGCAGTGCCATGCTGGTTTTGTGCCTGATCTGGAGCTTTCAGCAGATCTTGCTCAAGGCGACGGCGCATGACATGGCGCCGATTTTCCAGATTGGTTTGCGCTCGGGCGTTGCCTGTGTGCTGGTCGCTTTGCTGGTTCTGGTACGCACACACAAGCTGGCCTTTACGGAAGGGGCCTGGCGGCCGGGGCTGATGGCCGGTTTGTTGTTTGCGCTGGAATATTTGCTGCTGGGTGAGAGCCTGCGCTTTACCTCGGCAGCTCATGTCGTGGTGTTTCTCTACACAGCACCCGTGTTTGCGGCCTTGGGTCTGCATATTCTCTTGCCTTCAGAGCGTTTGGCCCGCCTGCAATGGGTGGGGATCGGGCTGGCAGTGGCGGGTATTGTCATTACCTTTTTGGGCCCAGCCAGCATGGACGGGGCTGATCTGGGACGCATGTTGATCGGGGACTTGATGGCCTTGGCAGCCGGGGCCTTGTGGGGCTTTACCACCGTACTGATCCGCAGCACGCGCCTGTCTGCTGTGCCGCCTTCGGAAGCCTTGCTGTATCAGCTATTCAGCGCTTTTGTGATTCTGATGGTGGCCGCGGGCCTGACCGGGCAAACCGAGATACATTGGTCCGGTTTGCTGGGTGCCAGCCTGGTCTTCCAGTCCGTGGTGGTGGCTTTCCTGAGCTTTCTGGTCTGGTTCTGGTTGCTGCGTAATTATCAGGCGTCGCGCCTGGGGGTGTTTTCATTCGCAACCCCTTTGTTCGGTGTTTTATTCGGCGCTTTCCTGCTGGGCGAGGCCATAGAACCCCGTTTTGTGATGGGCGCTTTACTGGTGTTGATGGGCATTACCCTGGTCAGCGCCTATAGCTGGATCAGTCAGCTGCGGCGTCGCAGAGCTTGA
- a CDS encoding LysR family transcriptional regulator, translated as MFENVPLVPLRVFVAVGRQGNFTRAAQSLGITQSAVSRHIATLEKVSKQALFIRRGPYIELTAAGLQLYDTVKDAMATLEMAIQQITHQQDQHERLRVRTSMPSFSMTVLVPMLGQFTAQHNRQIDLITNLSPPRPNEEFDVLISRDLSLPDSESWELIREELVCVAAPALIQQHSGQAWEHWPMVTARSRPDMLGLWALDQGIEPSRLLMSATYDHLFFAIAGAIAGSGFLVVPRLLVMDHLRDGVLREVGPGQVATGATYMAYVNAQSPQQSEARQFCRWLKSSLRQRIAP; from the coding sequence CAATTTCACCCGTGCAGCCCAAAGCCTGGGGATCACCCAAAGCGCAGTCAGCCGGCATATCGCCACCCTGGAAAAAGTCAGCAAGCAGGCCCTGTTCATTCGACGCGGCCCCTATATTGAGCTGACGGCAGCCGGCTTGCAGCTGTATGACACGGTCAAAGATGCCATGGCCACCCTGGAGATGGCCATTCAGCAAATTACCCATCAGCAGGATCAGCACGAACGGCTGAGAGTCCGCACCTCCATGCCCAGCTTTTCAATGACGGTGCTGGTGCCCATGCTTGGCCAGTTCACCGCCCAGCACAATAGGCAGATTGATCTGATCACCAATCTGTCGCCACCCCGTCCTAATGAAGAGTTTGATGTGTTGATCAGCCGTGACTTGAGCCTGCCCGACAGCGAAAGCTGGGAGCTCATACGCGAAGAGCTGGTATGCGTGGCAGCACCCGCCTTGATCCAGCAACATAGCGGGCAGGCCTGGGAGCACTGGCCTATGGTGACCGCACGCTCACGACCAGACATGTTGGGTTTATGGGCTTTGGATCAGGGTATTGAGCCTTCGCGGCTGCTGATGAGCGCCACCTACGATCACCTGTTTTTCGCGATTGCCGGGGCCATTGCCGGCTCCGGATTTCTGGTTGTGCCGCGTTTACTGGTGATGGACCATCTACGCGATGGCGTCCTGCGGGAAGTCGGCCCTGGCCAAGTGGCCACAGGCGCGACCTACATGGCCTATGTCAACGCACAATCACCCCAGCAAAGTGAGGCCCGCCAGTTTTGCCGATGGTTGAAAAGCAGCTTGCGACAACGCATTGCGCCTTGA
- a CDS encoding Bug family tripartite tricarboxylate transporter substrate binding protein has product MFASRFTRRALAALALTLSPVAALHAAEPIRLVVGFAPGGGVDTLARVTAQALSKELDRTVIVENKSGAGGTISADYVSKSQADGNTLLFADTSLLVAPYIYPALRYDLQRDFTPIGMVGQSDLALAVPGDSPVKTVAELIEAIRKAPPQTETFASVGVGSVHHLGGELFALQTKTELVHVPYRGGAPASQALAAGEVSMSFASLASSIGLANSGRIRLLATLSERRFPGMPDLPSVSETIPGYSVTPSLFMLAPKNVDPALVATVSKALENSMQQQQVQDAFLAQGSVAGYQDAQATDKWLGEETERWAQVIKTAQLDFKQ; this is encoded by the coding sequence ATGTTTGCAAGCCGTTTCACACGGCGTGCGCTGGCTGCGCTCGCCCTGACATTAAGCCCTGTGGCCGCTTTACACGCTGCTGAACCCATTCGCCTGGTCGTGGGTTTTGCCCCCGGCGGCGGGGTCGACACCCTGGCCCGCGTCACCGCCCAGGCGCTAAGCAAGGAGCTGGACCGCACCGTGATTGTGGAAAACAAATCCGGCGCAGGCGGCACCATTTCGGCCGACTACGTGTCCAAATCCCAGGCCGATGGCAACACGCTGCTGTTTGCCGATACCTCCTTGCTGGTCGCCCCGTATATTTACCCGGCGCTGCGCTACGACCTGCAACGTGACTTCACCCCTATCGGCATGGTGGGCCAGTCTGATCTGGCTCTGGCCGTTCCGGGTGACAGCCCTGTCAAAACCGTGGCCGAATTGATCGAAGCCATTCGCAAGGCACCTCCTCAAACAGAAACCTTCGCCTCGGTGGGCGTAGGCTCGGTGCACCATCTGGGCGGTGAACTGTTCGCCTTGCAGACCAAAACCGAACTGGTGCACGTCCCCTATCGCGGCGGTGCACCGGCCAGCCAGGCTCTGGCTGCGGGTGAAGTGTCCATGTCCTTTGCCAGCCTGGCTTCCTCGATTGGCCTGGCCAACTCCGGCCGCATCCGCTTGCTGGCCACCTTGTCCGAGCGCCGCTTCCCCGGCATGCCCGATCTGCCCAGCGTTTCGGAAACCATTCCCGGCTACAGCGTGACACCGTCGCTGTTCATGCTGGCCCCCAAGAACGTAGACCCCGCCCTGGTCGCCACCGTCAGCAAGGCGCTAGAAAACAGCATGCAGCAACAGCAGGTACAGGATGCCTTCCTGGCTCAAGGCTCGGTAGCCGGCTACCAAGATGCCCAGGCCACCGATAAATGGCTGGGTGAAGAAACAGAACGCTGGGCCCAGGTCATCAAGACCGCCCAACTCGACTTTAAACAATGA
- a CDS encoding GntR family transcriptional regulator gives MTLSNTDRVRIELEHRIASGDLPPGSAIDESLLCTFFRVSRTPVREALLQLAATGQVRIAPRAGIFVTQHTIEELEEMLETLALLEGACTQLAAYRISNAQIRELERLQKRGAKALQDKSLADYATYNAELHALIHSIAGNTFMVQQIEHLRRLTNPYRHRHLDQENRMEQSWHEHQALTQALAQRDGPSAMQAAASHVLSGAESLRRVAQAHPEKWEFDKRERYSWLNAQLNPLAGFYMRH, from the coding sequence ATGACGCTTAGCAATACCGACCGGGTACGAATCGAACTGGAGCACCGCATTGCCAGCGGTGATCTGCCGCCGGGCAGCGCCATTGATGAATCCTTGCTGTGCACGTTTTTCCGGGTATCACGCACCCCGGTGCGCGAAGCCTTGCTGCAACTGGCGGCCACCGGGCAAGTGCGCATCGCCCCGCGCGCCGGGATTTTTGTCACTCAGCACACCATTGAAGAACTGGAAGAAATGCTGGAAACCCTGGCCTTGCTGGAAGGTGCCTGTACGCAACTGGCAGCCTACCGCATCAGCAATGCCCAGATTCGCGAACTGGAGCGTTTGCAAAAGCGCGGTGCCAAGGCCCTGCAGGACAAAAGCCTGGCTGACTACGCCACGTACAACGCCGAATTGCACGCCCTGATTCACAGCATTGCCGGCAATACCTTCATGGTGCAGCAAATTGAACATCTGCGCCGTCTGACCAACCCTTACCGCCACCGCCATCTGGATCAGGAAAACCGCATGGAGCAGTCCTGGCATGAACATCAGGCACTGACCCAGGCCCTGGCCCAACGTGACGGCCCCAGCGCCATGCAGGCAGCGGCCAGCCATGTGCTGTCCGGGGCCGAATCCCTGCGTCGTGTCGCCCAAGCCCATCCCGAGAAATGGGAGTTCGACAAGCGCGAGCGCTATAGCTGGCTGAACGCCCAGCTCAACCCTTTAGCCGGGTTTTATATGCGGCACTGA
- a CDS encoding alpha/beta fold hydrolase, with translation MPYVTTADGIRAYYDLAGSGPALVMVHGASQDSLSWQYVLDHFAPFYTVYALDLPGHGKSGMPVGGPHTVTSQNAQYLLQFLDAAGIQNPVLMGHSMGGGVVAQAAAMAPERIRGLVLVDGASVNVVKSSGYNPRILEMARINPGDWFEVTFRTLMGTLSDPARALEVVTDARRCIPTVAFADICAFGGFRMEQILEDIRCPVVIVEGSEDWSVPPESAREVERLLREGKVPVEYIEWPGIGHFPQSECPEQFTRDTLAAMRRLSL, from the coding sequence ATGCCTTATGTGACAACTGCGGACGGTATCCGCGCCTATTACGATCTGGCCGGTTCCGGTCCGGCCTTGGTGATGGTGCACGGCGCCAGTCAGGACAGCCTGTCCTGGCAATATGTGCTGGACCACTTTGCGCCTTTTTACACGGTGTATGCCCTGGATTTGCCCGGTCACGGCAAGAGCGGCATGCCGGTGGGCGGTCCCCATACCGTCACCTCGCAAAACGCCCAGTATCTGCTGCAATTTCTGGACGCAGCGGGTATCCAGAATCCGGTCCTGATGGGGCACTCCATGGGCGGGGGCGTGGTTGCCCAGGCCGCTGCCATGGCGCCCGAGCGTATTCGTGGCCTGGTGCTGGTTGATGGCGCTTCGGTGAACGTAGTGAAATCTTCCGGCTATAACCCGCGCATTCTGGAGATGGCGCGCATCAATCCGGGCGACTGGTTTGAAGTGACCTTTCGTACCTTGATGGGCACCCTGTCCGACCCGGCCCGTGCGTTGGAAGTGGTAACGGACGCCCGACGTTGCATTCCGACGGTAGCCTTTGCGGATATCTGTGCCTTTGGCGGTTTTCGCATGGAGCAGATTCTGGAGGATATTCGTTGCCCGGTGGTGATTGTGGAAGGCAGCGAGGACTGGTCCGTGCCGCCAGAGTCCGCCAGAGAGGTCGAACGCTTGCTGCGAGAAGGCAAAGTTCCGGTGGAATATATAGAATGGCCGGGCATCGGGCATTTCCCCCAAAGTGAATGTCCTGAGCAGTTCACCCGCGACACCCTGGCTGCGATGCGCCGCCTGTCTCTTTAA
- a CDS encoding enoyl-CoA hydratase/isomerase family protein — protein sequence MKRKYGRSVTVKVTGDHALVRFDRGVNRNAIDQDTLLALTQVAQDLALSLEIHTVVLTGAKDIFSAGIDLKDPQKWNDEQAGLLERRDVAQRGARLCRLWEELPQLTIAAIEGAAVGGSVALALACDWRVASQTSFLYLPEAKVGLNMGWGAIPRMVNMLGAARTKRAILLAERFGAEQALDWGLLDEVCEPGQAVAVAQSLAKRASESPAAIIRMTKESVNQVANALNRLGIYMDADQALVCRDSVEGAQARAGFLSPGRPKTKSSPSGGSKPKA from the coding sequence ATGAAACGCAAATATGGCCGCAGTGTGACGGTCAAGGTGACGGGCGACCATGCGCTGGTGCGCTTTGATCGTGGCGTGAACCGTAATGCTATTGATCAGGACACCTTGCTGGCCCTGACGCAGGTGGCGCAGGATCTGGCCTTGTCGCTGGAGATTCACACCGTGGTACTGACTGGGGCCAAGGACATTTTCTCGGCCGGGATTGATCTGAAAGACCCGCAAAAGTGGAACGACGAGCAGGCTGGTTTGCTGGAGCGTCGCGATGTGGCCCAGCGTGGTGCGCGTTTGTGCCGTTTATGGGAAGAATTGCCACAGCTGACCATTGCCGCGATTGAAGGCGCCGCCGTAGGTGGCTCGGTTGCCTTGGCACTGGCTTGCGACTGGCGTGTGGCCTCGCAGACGTCTTTCTTGTATCTGCCTGAAGCCAAGGTGGGCTTGAACATGGGCTGGGGCGCTATTCCACGCATGGTGAACATGCTGGGTGCCGCTCGCACCAAACGTGCCATCTTGTTGGCCGAACGCTTCGGTGCTGAACAGGCGCTGGACTGGGGCCTGCTGGATGAAGTCTGCGAACCCGGTCAGGCCGTGGCCGTGGCACAGTCTTTGGCCAAGCGGGCGTCGGAATCGCCTGCGGCGATTATTCGTATGACCAAGGAGTCGGTGAATCAGGTTGCCAATGCCTTGAACCGTCTGGGCATTTATATGGATGCCGATCAGGCGCTGGTGTGTCGTGACAGCGTAGAGGGAGCCCAGGCGCGTGCGGGTTTTTTGTCGCCGGGCCGCCCCAAGACAAAAAGCTCCCCCTCGGGAGGCAGCAAGCCGAAGGCGTAG
- a CDS encoding arylmalonate decarboxylase: MTTDNSDTKRPVLGLIVPPAAGLVPPEGPEMYPEIDFIAQGLALSSVDKEGYDQVIDQVVDAAQKLAARGAQAVSLMGTSLSFYRGSDFNEELVARLRESTGLPCSTMSHAILRGLRVSGIERVAVASSYIDDVNQRLVHFLGQNQIQAVCAYGLGVNDVTAMSKISTQELVDLCLKTWDIAQEQAPGQAQGLLLSCGGLVSLEAVRQVEDKLGVTVVSSSPAGFWDLVATAGLDLFPQGMGRLAQERQTA; this comes from the coding sequence ATGACGACTGACAACTCTGACACCAAGCGCCCCGTACTGGGCCTGATCGTGCCACCGGCCGCCGGTCTGGTGCCTCCGGAAGGCCCGGAGATGTACCCGGAAATTGACTTCATCGCCCAAGGTCTGGCGCTAAGTTCGGTAGACAAGGAAGGCTATGACCAGGTCATTGACCAGGTAGTCGACGCCGCTCAAAAGTTGGCCGCCCGGGGTGCCCAGGCCGTGTCCCTGATGGGGACGTCGCTGAGCTTTTACCGGGGCTCGGATTTTAATGAAGAGCTGGTGGCGCGTCTGCGTGAATCCACCGGCCTGCCGTGCTCCACCATGAGCCATGCCATCTTGCGCGGTCTGCGTGTCAGCGGCATAGAACGGGTGGCAGTCGCGTCTTCCTATATTGATGACGTGAACCAGCGACTGGTCCACTTCCTGGGCCAGAACCAGATTCAGGCCGTGTGTGCTTATGGTCTAGGAGTGAATGACGTCACGGCCATGTCCAAGATCAGCACGCAGGAGCTGGTCGATCTGTGCCTGAAAACCTGGGACATCGCCCAGGAGCAGGCTCCCGGTCAGGCACAAGGTTTGCTGCTGTCTTGCGGTGGCCTGGTGTCGCTGGAAGCCGTGCGTCAGGTCGAGGACAAACTGGGCGTCACCGTCGTGTCCAGTTCCCCCGCCGGTTTCTGGGATCTGGTGGCAACGGCGGGGCTGGATTTATTTCCACAGGGGATGGGGCGACTGGCACAAGAGCGTCAAACCGCTTGA
- a CDS encoding GntR family transcriptional regulator has translation MANTESQSSAKPTLYQNMSDRLLELIRSGHYPVGSKLPTEMELCEMYGVGRHTAREAIRKLTDLGLIERRRRAGTTVIRQHPKPQFGLALDTTDQLQRYLEFTDLHVHKKAVYVDKQPPETALDGEPADWVKVETYRSVPGSKRGISWTDIYLRKEYQAVADLISTQPGGVYPLLEEHCGEVVETIEMEISASRFPPHVARFLGYEDSDPALLIIRTFRNLAGKVMEVAVSFYPPYEFRYVTRLSRSDGSHRSQS, from the coding sequence ATGGCAAACACCGAATCCCAGTCCAGCGCCAAGCCAACCCTGTATCAGAACATGAGCGATCGCTTGTTGGAGCTGATCCGTTCGGGCCATTACCCCGTCGGTTCCAAGCTGCCCACCGAGATGGAGCTATGCGAGATGTACGGGGTCGGTCGGCACACGGCGCGTGAAGCCATACGCAAGCTGACCGATCTGGGTTTGATCGAGCGGCGTCGCCGTGCAGGTACCACCGTAATACGTCAGCATCCCAAGCCGCAGTTTGGTCTGGCGCTGGATACCACGGACCAGTTGCAGCGCTATCTGGAATTTACCGATCTGCACGTGCATAAAAAGGCGGTCTATGTGGACAAGCAGCCGCCTGAAACCGCGCTGGACGGTGAGCCGGCAGATTGGGTGAAGGTGGAAACCTACCGCAGTGTGCCGGGCAGCAAGCGCGGCATTTCCTGGACAGATATTTATCTGCGCAAGGAATACCAGGCGGTGGCTGACCTGATTTCCACCCAGCCCGGTGGTGTGTATCCGCTGTTGGAGGAGCACTGTGGCGAAGTGGTGGAAACCATCGAGATGGAAATCTCCGCCTCGCGCTTTCCCCCGCATGTTGCCCGCTTTCTGGGCTACGAGGACTCCGACCCGGCGCTGCTGATTATCCGTACCTTCCGCAATCTGGCGGGCAAGGTCATGGAAGTGGCGGTCAGCTTTTACCCACCTTATGAATTCCGCTACGTCACGCGCCTGTCGCGCAGTGATGGCAGCCACCGCTCACAGAGCTGA